Proteins from a single region of Hermetia illucens chromosome 3, iHerIll2.2.curated.20191125, whole genome shotgun sequence:
- the LOC119653138 gene encoding uncharacterized protein LOC119653138, giving the protein MKLAIVLLGFVALSSAAIVTDVLQDQVKSAKSQLSSLQGQVSDLKNKIETDAANVISAAEAKLGPMFTDLENEISKLIAKGEVIADCAIKNRDDLAEFKPIAFNNLPICVEGLAGDIGSILLGVESDIGALAGAIANLALIAGECAAQGEAGAAICAGTKAGPIVGNVLSIVGDAVAAIGIAIARAPAIVADVEYCATNVVATTVATLSKFGQAVKKCA; this is encoded by the exons ATGAAACTCGCCATTGTCCTTTTGGGTTTTGTAGCCCTCTCT TCCGCCGCAATCGTTACCGACGTACTTCAGGACCAAGTCAAGAGTGCCAAGTCTCAATTGAGCAGCCTTCAGGGCCAAGTCAGCGATTTGAAAAACAAGATCGAAACTGATGCTGCCAATGTCATCTCCGCTGCTGAGGCCAAGCTTGGACCCATGTTCACTGATTTGGAAAACGAAATTTCCAAATTGATTGCCAAGGGTGAAGTTATTGCTGATTGCGCCATCAAGAACCGCGATGATTTGGCAGAATTCAAACCCATCGCTTTCAACAACTTACCAATCTGCGTGGAAGGATTAGCTGGAGATATTGGTTCCATTCTTCTTGGTGTTGAATCAGATATCGGTGCATTGGCTGGTGCCATCGCCAATTTGGCTCTTATTGCTGGTGAATGCGCTGCACAAGGTGAAGCAGGAGCTGCTATCTGCGCTGGTACCAAGGCCGGACCTATTGTAGGCAATGTCCTCTCCATCGTTGGTGATGCCGTTGCTGCTATTGGAATTGCCATTGCCAGGGCTCCTGCTATTGTTGCCGATGTCGAATACTGTGCCACAAATGTCGTTGCAACTACCGTCGCCACCCTTAGCAAGTTCGGCCAAGCTGTTAAGAAATGCGCTTAA